In Pseudomonadota bacterium, the DNA window GACGAAGACGAAGACGACGACGAAGACGAAGACGAAGACGAGGACGAAGACAGCGAGGCCTCGCGCATCCACGAGCACCTGACCCGCCTGCAGGCCAAGGGCCGCTTCAACGGCGTGGCGCTGTACGCCAGCGAGGGTGAGATACGCCTCAACGAGGCCTACGGCTATGCTGACGTGCGCAAGAAGAAGCGCCTCGCCGCGGACTTTGTGTTCAACCTGGCTTCCGTGAGCAAGCAGTTCACCGCCATGGCGATCATGATGCTCAAGGAGCAGGGCAGTCTGGGTTACGACGACAAGGTCACGCGGTTCATCCCCACGCTGCCCTACAAAGAGATCACCATCCGCCAGCTTCTGCAGCACACCTCGGGGCTTCCCGAGTACTTCGACATGATGGAAGAGCCCGACGACGAAGACACCCTGCTGACAAGCCACGACGTGCTGGCCGCCTTTGTCGAGGCGGAACCAGCGCTCGACTTTGCCCCAGGAACCCGTCACGTGTACTGCAACACGGGCTATGCCCTGCTGTCGCTGGTCATCGAGGCGGCCTCCGGGACGAGCTACGCGAGCTTCCTGCAGGATTCGATCTTCTCTCCCCTGGACATGCAGAGCAGCTTCGTCTACGACCCGGAGGCCATCAAGCCGTTCAACAGCCGGCGCGCCTACGGGTTCTCCGAGGATGAAGAGAGCGACATGGGCTACATGGACGGCATCGTGGGGGATGGCGGCATCTACTCGACGACGGCCGACCTCGTGCTCTGGGACCGCGCACTGCGCGAAGACGTTCTGGTGAGCGCCCGCACCCTGCGCGAGGCCCTGACGCCAGGCACGCTCAAGAACGGCAAGTCGTTCAACTACGGCTTCGGGTGGACCATCGAAGACCACCTCTGGTGGCACTCAGGGTCGTGGGCAGGCTTCCGCAACAACATCACACGCTACACGGACGGCGACCTCATGGTCATCCTCACCAACGACTCCAACGAAGAAGTAGACGACATCGACAACTGGATCGGCGAGATGCTCAGCGAGTAGCGGTACCGTGCACACATCGGGCCTTGCTCCTGGCGGGCGCTCGTTGTCGACCGCGCCGTATCGGGGGCTCGGGTGCTGACTGAGGCAAACGGCAAGGCTCCGCCCACAGGTCGCCGAGGCGAAGGATGTGCCCGACGGTGTCTTCGGGTGCCCTGTCGGCAGCGTGGTCCTGCGGAGC includes these proteins:
- a CDS encoding class A beta-lactamase-related serine hydrolase produces the protein MFMTTNADAQDRDEVCCGTDMDEAFSSARPWSARDEDEDEEDEDEDDDDDEDEDEDEDEDDDEDEDDDEDEDEDEDEDSEASRIHEHLTRLQAKGRFNGVALYASEGEIRLNEAYGYADVRKKKRLAADFVFNLASVSKQFTAMAIMMLKEQGSLGYDDKVTRFIPTLPYKEITIRQLLQHTSGLPEYFDMMEEPDDEDTLLTSHDVLAAFVEAEPALDFAPGTRHVYCNTGYALLSLVIEAASGTSYASFLQDSIFSPLDMQSSFVYDPEAIKPFNSRRAYGFSEDEESDMGYMDGIVGDGGIYSTTADLVLWDRALREDVLVSARTLREALTPGTLKNGKSFNYGFGWTIEDHLWWHSGSWAGFRNNITRYTDGDLMVILTNDSNEEVDDIDNWIGEMLSE